The Prosthecobacter sp. SYSU 5D2 genome has a window encoding:
- a CDS encoding MFS transporter — protein MTSSSSKWYTGVTRYQWLVLIVASLGWVFDAFEGQLFNLTRGAMLSELLGVGPGDPEAKKWGDIFLGIFLAGGTFGGLLFGSLGDKYGRKPVMVATILFYSIFSGLTYFATELWHVGVLRFLVAMGVGGEWAVAAALVAEIFPKHARTHAGGIFHATGVLGTWLATLTSIGVENEWRLAYLIGILPALLTLWVRSSVKEPEKWEEARSSGKRMGSYADLFGDARWRMRALLGMALAAVGLGTFWGVCVATQDLTRELLEKLNYESGDAEKKAKFAYGIIQVAGAGLGQLSFGPLCARMGRKRTFALMHVLSFLMVLVVCYLPQSYGQMLFMLPLFGFVTLSIHSGYAIYFPELFPNHLRSTGSSFCFNAGRLLAAPMLILSGYVKTKADLPDAVAMMGGLFLVGLVVLAFLPETKDQELPE, from the coding sequence ATGACTTCCTCTTCCTCCAAATGGTACACCGGTGTCACACGCTACCAGTGGTTGGTGCTGATTGTGGCTTCCCTGGGCTGGGTGTTTGATGCTTTTGAAGGGCAACTTTTCAACCTGACCCGCGGGGCGATGCTTTCGGAGCTGCTGGGCGTGGGGCCGGGAGACCCGGAGGCGAAGAAGTGGGGGGACATCTTCCTGGGGATCTTCCTGGCGGGGGGGACGTTTGGCGGGTTGCTGTTCGGATCGCTGGGGGACAAGTATGGGCGCAAGCCGGTGATGGTGGCGACGATTCTGTTTTACTCCATCTTCTCAGGCCTAACCTATTTTGCGACGGAGCTGTGGCACGTGGGGGTCCTGCGCTTCCTGGTGGCGATGGGGGTGGGTGGTGAATGGGCGGTGGCGGCCGCACTGGTGGCGGAGATTTTCCCCAAACATGCACGCACCCATGCAGGAGGCATTTTTCATGCAACAGGGGTGCTGGGCACCTGGCTGGCCACGCTGACATCCATAGGAGTGGAGAATGAATGGCGGCTGGCGTATCTGATCGGCATCCTGCCGGCGCTGCTGACACTGTGGGTGCGTAGCTCCGTGAAGGAGCCTGAGAAATGGGAGGAGGCCAGGTCCAGCGGTAAACGCATGGGCAGCTATGCGGATCTCTTCGGCGATGCGCGCTGGCGCATGCGGGCGCTGCTGGGCATGGCGCTGGCGGCGGTGGGGCTGGGCACTTTTTGGGGCGTGTGCGTGGCCACGCAAGACCTGACGCGGGAGCTGCTGGAGAAGCTTAATTATGAAAGCGGGGATGCGGAGAAGAAAGCCAAGTTTGCCTACGGTATCATCCAGGTGGCGGGGGCGGGGCTGGGCCAGCTCAGCTTTGGGCCGCTGTGCGCGCGGATGGGGAGAAAACGTACTTTTGCGCTGATGCATGTGCTGAGCTTCCTGATGGTGCTGGTGGTCTGCTATCTGCCGCAAAGTTATGGGCAGATGCTCTTCATGCTGCCGCTGTTCGGCTTTGTGACCCTGAGCATCCACTCGGGCTACGCGATCTATTTCCCGGAGCTGTTTCCGAACCATCTGCGCTCAACCGGATCCAGCTTCTGCTTCAATGCGGGCCGTTTGTTGGCAGCCCCGATGCTCATCCTCTCCGGTTATGTGAAGACGAAGGCCGATCTGCCAGATGCGGTGGCGATGATGGGCGGACTGTTCCTGGTGGGGCTGGTCGTGCTGGCTTTCCTGCCGGAGACGAAGGACCAGGAGCTGCCGGAGTGA
- the accD gene encoding acetyl-CoA carboxylase, carboxyltransferase subunit beta, whose protein sequence is MGFFKKRTVNELGEKKQDMPEGLWTKCPSCSESLFEQTLARNLRVCTNCGYHFTISSGERIASLVDEGSFQEMDTNLDSVDALGFKGYVDKVKAYQNKTGLKEAVVTGRANIEGVPVLLAIMDFRFLGASMGSVVGEKITRAIEAATAEGKAVIVFSASGGARMHEGILSLMQMAKTSGALARHAEARLPYFSVLTHPTTGGVTASFATLGDVILAEPKCMIGFAGPRVVKETTHADLPPGFQTAEFMKQHGLVDMIVERKDMRSTLANLLKYTSKAK, encoded by the coding sequence ATGGGATTTTTCAAAAAGCGCACTGTCAACGAACTGGGTGAAAAGAAGCAGGACATGCCTGAAGGGCTGTGGACCAAGTGTCCGTCCTGCAGCGAGAGCCTCTTTGAGCAGACCCTCGCCCGCAACCTCCGCGTCTGCACCAACTGCGGCTATCATTTCACCATCAGCAGCGGCGAACGCATCGCCAGCCTGGTGGATGAAGGCAGCTTTCAGGAAATGGACACGAATCTGGACTCCGTGGACGCCCTCGGTTTCAAAGGTTATGTGGACAAGGTCAAAGCCTATCAGAACAAGACTGGCCTAAAGGAAGCTGTTGTCACCGGCCGTGCCAATATCGAAGGCGTACCCGTCCTCCTGGCCATCATGGACTTCCGTTTCCTCGGAGCCAGCATGGGCAGCGTCGTTGGAGAGAAAATCACCCGCGCCATTGAGGCCGCCACCGCTGAGGGAAAAGCCGTCATCGTTTTTTCCGCCTCCGGCGGCGCACGCATGCACGAGGGCATTCTCAGCCTTATGCAGATGGCCAAGACCAGCGGTGCCCTGGCCCGCCATGCCGAGGCACGCCTCCCCTATTTTTCCGTCCTCACCCATCCCACCACCGGCGGTGTCACCGCCAGCTTCGCCACCCTGGGGGATGTCATCCTCGCCGAGCCCAAGTGCATGATCGGCTTCGCCGGCCCCCGCGTGGTCAAAGAGACCACCCATGCCGACCTGCCCCCAGGCTTCCAGACCGCCGAGTTCATGAAACAGCACGGCCTCGTGGACATGATCGTCGAGCGCAAAGACATGCGCTCCACCCTCGCCAACCTGCTCAAGTACACCAGCAAGGCAAAGTAG
- a CDS encoding ComF family protein yields the protein MSVAEPVLRTARRFWQTALDMLYPRVCHGCQDPLPEDAPHQGKAAWFCGSCCEELVEIQAPYCCVCGEPFDGAMTEAFVCKNCAGRRIAFDFAVAGFKADGPLREMILQFKYGRQLTLRAGLADMLAAALSDPRLAGEDLRQWLLVPVPLHWTRQYWRGFNQSWELCRRLSAHTGIPAAQILRRHSRTSPQARLHRKKRLQNLKRAFALRKPRPWHTLPPLQGRRILLVDDVLTTGATAHECAKILKQEAGAEKVVVITVARG from the coding sequence ATGTCTGTTGCCGAGCCAGTCCTTCGCACCGCCCGGCGGTTTTGGCAGACCGCTCTGGACATGCTTTATCCCCGGGTCTGCCACGGCTGCCAGGATCCGCTGCCGGAGGATGCACCCCACCAAGGCAAGGCTGCCTGGTTTTGCGGTTCCTGTTGTGAGGAACTGGTTGAAATCCAGGCTCCCTATTGCTGCGTCTGCGGCGAGCCTTTTGACGGTGCGATGACGGAGGCATTCGTCTGCAAAAACTGTGCCGGCCGCCGTATCGCCTTCGATTTTGCCGTCGCCGGGTTCAAGGCTGACGGGCCCCTGCGGGAAATGATCCTCCAATTTAAATACGGACGTCAGCTCACCCTCCGCGCCGGACTGGCCGACATGCTTGCCGCCGCTCTCAGTGACCCGCGGCTGGCAGGGGAAGATCTCCGCCAGTGGCTGCTCGTTCCTGTGCCCCTGCACTGGACCCGCCAGTATTGGCGCGGTTTTAACCAGAGCTGGGAGCTCTGCCGCAGGCTTTCCGCCCACACTGGCATCCCCGCCGCCCAGATTCTGCGCCGCCATTCGCGTACCAGCCCCCAGGCCCGCCTGCACCGGAAAAAGCGGCTGCAAAACCTCAAACGCGCCTTTGCGCTCCGCAAACCCCGTCCCTGGCACACCCTTCCCCCTCTGCAAGGCAGGCGCATCCTGCTGGTGGATGACGTGCTGACCACGGGTGCCACAGCCCATGAATGCGCCAAAATTTTAAAGCAGGAGGCTGGAGCAGAAAAAGTGGTGGTGATTACCGTGGCGCGTGGTTAG